One genomic region from Prunus persica cultivar Lovell chromosome G3, Prunus_persica_NCBIv2, whole genome shotgun sequence encodes:
- the LOC18783174 gene encoding GDSL esterase/lipase At2g42990, whose protein sequence is MAYLYTPWLLLTQILLQVAKYEAKVPAIIVFGDSSVDSGNNNRISTPLKSNFKPYGRDFAGGQPTGRFSNGRVPPDFISEAFGLKPSVPAYLDPKYGISDFATGVCFASAGTGYDTATSDVLNVIPLWKEVEYYKEYQNKLRAYLGEAKAKRILTEALYLISLGTNDFLENYYTIPTRQMEFTVQQYEDFLIGLSENFIREIYSLGVRKISLTGLPPMGCLPLERARNFMANHDCVQEHNNVAVEFNGKLSNMVAKLNQELPGLRILFTDKIYQLFYQIIKRPSSYGFEVTEVACCATGTFEMSYLCNENNPYTCKDANKYVFWDAFHPTDKTNKILAASLIGILRETFK, encoded by the exons ATGGCATACTTATACACTCCATGGCTCTTGTTGACTCAAATCCTACTGCAAGTAGCAAAGTATGAGGCTAAAGTTCCAGCTATTATTGTGTTTGGAGACTCATCTGTGGACTCAGGAAACAACAACAGGATCTCTACGCCTCTGAAGAGCAATTTCAAGCCATATGGGCGTGACTTTGCTGGTGGCCAGCCCACAGGAAGGTTCTCGAATGGTCGAGTTCCTCCAGATTTCATCTCTGAGGCTTTTGGGCTCAAACCATCTGTTCCTGCCTACTTGGACCCCAAATATGGGATATCAGATTTTGCCACTGGTGTTTGCTTTGCTTCTGCTGGAACTGGCTATGACACTGCAACTTCTGATGTACTA AATGTGATACCTCTGTGGAAAGAAGTGGAGTACTATAAGGAGTACCAGAACAAATTGAGAGCCTATCTTGGCGAGGCCAAGGCAAAGAGAATTTTGACAGAGGCTTTATATTTGATAAGCTTAGGAACAAATGACTTCCTGGAAAACTACTACACAATACCCACCCGGCAAATGGAATTCACAGTCCAACAGTATGAGGATTTCCTTATTGGACTTTCTGAAAATTTCATCAGGGAAATCTACAGTCTTGGGGTCAGAAAAATATCTCTAACTGGGCTTCCTCCAATGGGGTGTCTGCCATTAGAGAGAGCCAGAAATTTCATGGCAAATCATGATTGTGTGCAGGAACATAACAATGTGGCTGTGGAATTTAATGGGAAGTTGAGCAATATGGTGGCAAAGCTGAATCAAGAACTTCCAGGCCTTAGAATTCTGTTTACAGACAAAATATATCAGCTGTTCTATCAAATCATTAAAAGGCCTTCCTCATATG GATTTGAGGTTACTGAGGTGGCATGCTGTGCTACTGGGACATTCGAAATGAGCTACCTCTGCAATGAGAATAACCCATATACATGCAAAGATGCAAATAAGTACGTATTCTGGGATGCCTTCCATCCTACggacaaaacaaataagaTTCTTGCAGCCTCTTTGATTGGCATTCTTCGAGAAACCTTCAAGTGA